From a single Lytechinus variegatus isolate NC3 chromosome 9, Lvar_3.0, whole genome shotgun sequence genomic region:
- the LOC121421992 gene encoding monocarboxylate transporter 12-like, whose translation MRSACHDFAPQTSGHFISKVYSAFLLLLIYKVDQITSLDAEIRKAADSALSPSSLQTNPQDEKQLQTGSIVPDGGPPTSKPGEKTTNEDSTTSRHLDRGWAWVVMAAAMMTHILTFGLTYAMVGIFHVELLEEFERGDSDTAWTGSILLGTMLCSGPITSVLVGRFGAQVIAIIGGLLSSAGLCLSAAAPSLDYLFFTYGALTGFGFGLCYLPCIVMVGRFFEKRRSIATGFVVAGSGMGTFMFAPIVQIIVEEVGWRHAFLILGALELILCLCGATYIPKLIPERPSPEDYQKHLRDLERQELEMSLMEGDHTELDSIFSLSSYLPVGSVSQGVSRNVSKNVSVTSLSGPSKPSADSSGENKESETLNILRAGTVTPLGIAEDARTLSSIIPYTAAMDIYSNRIPSASTIVVPETIQSDRRCRRCLSPFYKVLRLLDNRFLVVFAISNFILCIGYQLPYVYFKAYAIRIGVGEDEWSFILSVMGIMDTLGRILVGFVFDRIIGKHRRMFGYVSSCTLAGTLLLLVPLASGYLSLAVLASLFALIAGSTDSLTPALLVAFVGLDTLGYSFGFVIEMQGLGFLLGPPMAGALYGFVMDYAVVFYAGGSAFVLAGIIMVLEPVLGGQFRCRSRP comes from the exons ATGAGAAGTGCTTGTCACGATTTTGCCCC CCAAACATCTGGCCACTTTATTAGCAAAGTGTATTCGGCTTTTCTACTTCTTTTAATTTATAAAGTTGATCAGATAACCAGTCTTGATGCCGAAATCAGAAAAGCAGCCGACAGCGCCCTCTCCCCAAGTAGCCTTCAAACCAATCCGCAAGACGAAAAGCAATTGCAAACAGGAAGTATCGTTCCCGACGGTGGTCCACCGACATCAAAACCAGGCGAAAAGACGACGAATGAAGACAGTACTACCTCACGACATCTTGATCGGGGATGGGCATGGGTTGTCATGGCGGCGGCCATGATGACTCATATCTTGACCTTCGGTTTGACCTACGCCATGGTCGGGATATTCCATGTTGAATTGCTCGAGGAGTTTGAGAGAGGTGATTCCGATACAGCATGGACAGGAAGCATCCTTCTTGGAACGATGTTATGCTCAG GTCCCATCACCAGTGTCTTGGTTGGTCGGTTTGGTGCCCAGGTTATTGCAATCATCGGCGGTTTGCTGTCATCAGCTGGACTCTGCCTTAGTGCCGCAGCGCCCTCTCTGGACTATCTGTTCTTTACATATGGTGCTCTGACAG gTTTTGGATTCGGTCTCTGTTATCTACCCTGTATCGTCATGGTAGGTCGATTCTTCGAGAAGCGTCGATCTATCGCTACAGGGTTCGTGGTCGCTGGTTCAGGTATGGGCACATTCATGTTCGCTCCAATCGTTCAGATCATTGTTGAAGAGGTTGGCTGGAGACACGCCTTTCTCATCCTGGGTGCCCTAGAACTTATTCTATGTCTTTGTGGCGCTACGTACATCCCCAAGCTTATCCCAGAACGTCCATCCCCTGAAGATTACCAGAAGCATCTCAGAGACCTTGAGAGACAGGAACTAGAGATGAGTTTGATGGAAGGGGACCACACTGAGCTGGACTCTATTTTCTCGTTGAGCAGCTACCTTCCGGTTGGGAGCGTGAGTCAAGGTGTGAGTCGAAATGTCAGCAAGAACGTATCTGTGACATCACTGTCGGGTCCATCGAAACCATCAGCCGATTCCTCAGGAGAAAACAAGGAATCTGAAACACTGAATATTCTAAGGGCGGGAACAGTCACACCGTTAGGTATCGCGGAGGACGCACGCACCTTGTCAAGCATAATACCTTACACGGCAGCAATGGATATCTACTCTAATAGAATACCGTCAGCCTCTACCATTGTAGTGCCAGAGACCATTCAGTCAGACAGACGTTGTAGGCGCTGtttatcaccattttacaaAGTCTTGAGGCTACTCGATAACCGTTTCCTGGTGGTGTTCGCCATCTCCAACTTCATCCTCTGTATAGGTTACCAGTTACCATACGTCTACTTTAAAGCGTATGCAATCCGGATTGGTGTCGGCGAGGACGAGTGGTCCTTCATTCTGTCCGTCATGGGGATCATGGATACTCTCGGAAGGATCCTCGTTGGCTTCGTGTTTGATCGCATCATCGGAAAACATCGGAGGATGTTCGGTTACGTATCGAGCTGCACACTAGCAGGCACCCTCCTGCTCTTGGTGCCATTGGCTTCAGGATACCTTAGCCTTGCTGTTCTTGCTTCTCTATTTGCACTGATTGCCGGTTCCACTGATTCATTGACTCCTGCCCTGCTTGTAGCCTTTGTAGGTTTAGACACTCTTGGATATTCCTTCGGGTTCGTCATCGAGATGCAGGGGCTGGGATTCCTTCTAGGACCACCGATGGCag GCGCCCTCTACGGCTTTGTCATGGACTATGCTGTCGTCTTCTATGCTGGGGGATCTGCTTTTGTACTTGCTGGAATCATCATGGTGCTCGAACCGGTGCTTGGTGGACAATTCCGATGCCGATCAAGACCTTAA
- the LOC121422071 gene encoding aqualysin-1-like, with protein MKTITLIFFAVTIGVTMATQYYKAEKDGVDGQFIVVLKDGIDIEPVINRFLTDSQSEGIRASIRLRYSNLLTGFVAKVTDGSRALQLLMALPGVDYIEQDKIIRSNAVAGSWGIDRIDQRNLPLNNDMDVNGYGSGVHVYIIDTGINPNHEDFGGRATPSKDFVDVENGDAIDCNGHGTHCAGTVGSNTYGIAREASLYGIRILDCDGSGFISSSVAAMDWLASEGKRPTVASMSYGGFYSPTEMRAAKGAKEMGVVLVTSAGNSNADACLQSPAGSPDVITVGATTSSDARSSYSNYGRCVDLFAPGSSITSLTYDSNDGVATYSGTSMACPHVAGIAAVLLGQGYSPQEVYDKVTSSATFGVVANPNGSPNLLAYLD; from the exons ATGAAGACCATCACGTTGATATTCTTCGCTGTGACCATTggtgttaccatggcaacgcaGTATTACAAAGCTGAAAAGGACGGGGTTGATGGCCAATTCATCGTCGTCTTAAAG GATGGGATCGACATAGAACCGGTTATTAACCGGTTTCTAACCGACAGTCAATCAGAAGGTATCCGGGCATCCATTCGACTCCGCTACAGCAATCTCCTGACTGGGTTCGTTGCCAAGGTTACGGATGGCAGTCGTGCATTACAACTG TTGATGGCCCTACCCGGTGTCGACTACATTGAACAAGACAAGATTATCCGATCCAATGCTGTCGCTGGATCGTGGGGGATTGACAGGATTGATCAAAGGAACCTACCGCTGAATAACGACATGGATGTTAATG GATATGGAAGTGGAGTCCATGTGTACATCATTGACACTGGTATAAACCCGAACCACGAGGACTTTGGAGGTCGGGCAACACCCAGCAAGGACTTTGTTGATGTAGAGAACGGG GATGCGATTGACTGCAATGGACATGGAACCCATTGCGCAGGAACGGTGGGAAGCAACACTTACGGCATTGCACGCGAGGCCAGTCTCTACGGTATCAGAATCCTTGATTGCGATGGTTCTGGGTTCATCAGTTCTTCAGTAGCAG CAATGGACTGGCTGGCATCGGAAGGCAAAAGACCGACCGTAGCGTCCATGTCATACGGAGGGTTCTATTCACCTACAGAGATGAGGGCGGCAAAGGGCGCCAAGGAAATGGGCGTGGTCCTTGTGACGTCAGCCGGAAACAGCAATGCAGATGCGTGTTTGCAATCTCCCGCCGGGAGTCCCGAT GTGATCACTGTCGGTGCAACAACAAGCAGCGATGCTCGTTCAAGCTACTCCAATTACGGGCGATGCGTCGATCTGTTCGCTCCTGGCTCCAGCATCACAAGCCTCACCTACGACTCTAATGACGGTGTTGCGACTTACAGTGGAACTAGTATGGCTTGCCCACACGTAGCCG GTATTGCCGCAGTGCTGCTAGGTCAGGGATATTCTCCTCAAGAGGTTTACGATAAGGTCACCAGTTCTGCAACCTTTGGCGTGGTGGCGAACCCCAACGGATCTCCCAATCTACTCGCCTACCTCGATTAA